In Marinobacter antarcticus, one genomic interval encodes:
- a CDS encoding mandelate racemase/muconate lactonizing enzyme family protein codes for MRIESIAVYTADLTYTGKAYAFAGGRSHRVFTSTVVAVTTNTGLVGYGEVCPCGPNYMAAFSEGIPSCLSLLAPSVIGEDPTHTTRIHECMDQALTGHAAAKAAIDIACWDLLGKHAGLPVYALLGGLLSPSMPLHRNVPLAESDEMEESLRQFRSEGFRRFQIKLGRSVEEDIDLVRALSKVKHADELWMCDINRAWRQDEAVRFSRALEDLEIYLEQPCYSYEECLSVRRRIRHPVKLDESLNSLADVQRALRDDAMDAMALKVSRVGGLTPSRIIRDVCVDAGIAMTIEDAWGSGIATAAYAHLAVSTPAKALLTTTDLHNYNTSQLATGAPEVFSGQMTLSDRPGLGVVPDFEKLTLLDVYE; via the coding sequence ATGCGTATCGAGAGTATCGCGGTTTATACCGCAGATTTAACCTATACGGGTAAGGCGTATGCCTTTGCCGGAGGAAGATCGCACCGTGTGTTCACCAGCACAGTGGTGGCGGTGACCACAAACACGGGGCTAGTGGGCTATGGCGAAGTCTGCCCCTGCGGCCCCAACTATATGGCGGCGTTCTCTGAGGGCATTCCCTCTTGCCTGTCGTTGCTGGCGCCCAGTGTGATAGGTGAGGATCCCACTCACACCACGCGCATCCACGAGTGCATGGATCAGGCACTGACCGGGCATGCGGCTGCCAAGGCGGCCATCGATATTGCCTGCTGGGATTTGTTGGGCAAGCATGCTGGGCTGCCAGTCTACGCTTTGCTCGGCGGGCTGCTCTCGCCGTCTATGCCGCTGCACCGAAATGTTCCATTGGCGGAATCGGATGAGATGGAAGAATCTTTGCGCCAGTTTCGGTCAGAAGGGTTTCGCCGTTTTCAGATCAAGCTGGGGCGCAGTGTTGAGGAAGATATCGATCTCGTTCGCGCTCTGAGCAAGGTCAAACATGCAGACGAGCTTTGGATGTGCGACATTAATCGGGCCTGGCGGCAGGATGAAGCCGTCCGATTCTCGCGGGCGCTTGAAGATCTGGAGATCTATCTTGAGCAGCCCTGTTACAGCTACGAGGAGTGCCTGTCGGTTCGCCGTCGAATTCGCCACCCGGTTAAACTGGACGAAAGCCTGAACTCCCTGGCGGATGTGCAACGGGCCTTGCGCGACGATGCCATGGACGCCATGGCCCTGAAGGTCAGTAGGGTCGGTGGTCTGACGCCATCACGGATCATTCGGGACGTGTGCGTGGATGCCGGCATAGCCATGACCATTGAAGATGCCTGGGGCAGTGGTATAGCCACTGCAGCCTATGCGCATCTCGCGGTCAGCACCCCGGCAAAAGCTTTGCTGACTACCACGGATCTCCACAATTACAATACCTCCCAGTTGGCAACCGGAGCGCCTGAAGTTTTTTCCGGCCAGATGACCCTCAGTGATCGCCCGGGGTTGGGTGTGGTTCCGGATTTTGAGAAGCTGACACTGCTTGATGTGTATGAGTAA
- a CDS encoding monovalent cation:proton antiporter-2 (CPA2) family protein produces the protein MTAYFIQAFIYLLAAVIAVPLAKRFGMGSVLGYLVAGVVIGPVMGLVGQETSTIQHFAEFGVVMMLFVIGMEIDPKALWAMRVRLLGLGGLQVTLTAGAGMGVAWWLGLQWQTALTVGLIFALSSTAIVLQTLDEKGLSKTEGGRNAFSVLLFQDIAVIPMLALIPLLALPGLKDDSGSASGPEGGLSLVASLPGWAHALVVVGAVAAVIVGGYYLSRPLFRYVVKSGLREVFTATALMLVIGIAALMSLVNLSPALGAFLAGVVLANSEFRHELEANIEPFKGLLLGLFFITVGAGINFEVLLAEWGTIVSLGTAVIAVKALVLLALAQMFGIRSSNGWLFTLGLAQAGEFGFVLLTYSVQSNVIPPDISQILSLVVALSMFLTPLLFIVYDRIVLPQYRRSRNDEREADTIDEQAPVIVAGVGRFGQIVCRLLRANNVPIVVLDHELEQIENVRQINIKSFFGDASRPDLLEKAGIEQARLLVVAIDDRDRAVKMVKHVKKFFPGVWVLARAFDRGHGYQLREAGADDVMSETYHSALELGGHALTAMGVHPMRAKQMTWAFVENEQAHEEQLFEAWKEIEEGINFSPRYGELFMKLEEALSSAMHGDWEELQSKDVPVWTPPEHH, from the coding sequence ATGACCGCCTATTTCATTCAGGCTTTTATTTATCTCCTGGCTGCCGTGATCGCGGTGCCTTTGGCAAAACGCTTTGGCATGGGTTCCGTGTTGGGCTATCTGGTTGCCGGTGTGGTGATCGGGCCGGTTATGGGGCTCGTAGGACAGGAAACCAGCACCATTCAGCATTTTGCTGAATTTGGTGTTGTCATGATGTTATTCGTGATTGGCATGGAAATCGATCCGAAGGCGCTTTGGGCGATGAGGGTTCGCCTTCTGGGTCTCGGCGGTTTACAGGTGACGTTGACGGCTGGCGCCGGGATGGGGGTGGCCTGGTGGCTTGGGCTTCAATGGCAGACGGCGCTAACGGTTGGCCTTATTTTCGCGCTGTCGTCTACCGCGATTGTGCTGCAAACCCTGGATGAGAAGGGTTTGTCGAAGACTGAAGGCGGGCGCAATGCGTTTTCAGTATTGCTGTTTCAGGACATCGCTGTTATCCCCATGCTTGCTTTGATTCCGCTGTTGGCGTTGCCGGGTCTGAAGGATGATTCCGGCTCTGCGTCTGGTCCCGAAGGGGGTTTGAGCCTGGTGGCCAGTCTGCCGGGTTGGGCGCATGCTCTGGTTGTAGTGGGTGCGGTCGCGGCGGTTATTGTTGGCGGATACTACCTGAGCCGCCCATTGTTCCGTTATGTGGTGAAGTCCGGGTTGCGGGAGGTTTTTACTGCCACGGCGTTGATGCTGGTTATTGGTATTGCCGCGCTCATGAGCCTCGTAAATCTCTCGCCGGCCCTTGGTGCCTTTCTGGCAGGTGTGGTGCTGGCTAACAGTGAGTTCCGTCACGAGCTGGAAGCCAATATTGAGCCGTTTAAGGGGCTGTTACTGGGCCTGTTTTTTATCACCGTGGGTGCTGGAATCAACTTCGAGGTATTGCTGGCAGAGTGGGGCACCATTGTTTCTCTGGGCACGGCTGTGATTGCAGTCAAGGCACTGGTCCTGCTGGCCCTTGCACAGATGTTCGGGATTCGCAGCAGTAACGGCTGGCTGTTTACTCTGGGACTGGCGCAGGCGGGAGAGTTCGGTTTTGTTTTGCTCACCTATAGCGTGCAAAGCAATGTGATTCCGCCAGATATCTCTCAGATTCTCTCGCTGGTTGTCGCACTGTCCATGTTTCTCACGCCATTGTTGTTTATCGTTTACGACCGCATCGTGCTTCCACAGTATCGACGCTCCAGGAACGATGAACGGGAAGCAGACACCATTGATGAGCAGGCACCGGTCATTGTGGCCGGGGTGGGGCGGTTTGGACAGATTGTCTGCCGCTTATTGCGGGCCAATAACGTTCCTATTGTGGTGCTCGACCACGAACTCGAGCAGATTGAAAATGTTCGTCAGATCAACATCAAGAGCTTCTTTGGTGATGCCAGTCGCCCCGATTTGCTGGAAAAAGCCGGTATTGAACAGGCGCGCCTGTTGGTAGTGGCGATTGATGACCGGGATCGCGCCGTGAAGATGGTAAAGCATGTAAAGAAGTTCTTCCCGGGTGTCTGGGTGCTGGCGCGAGCATTTGACCGTGGCCACGGCTATCAGCTTCGGGAAGCGGGTGCTGACGATGTGATGAGTGAAACCTATCATTCTGCTCTGGAGCTTGGCGGACATGCACTAACGGCCATGGGCGTGCATCCGATGCGGGCAAAACAGATGACCTGGGCATTTGTTGAAAATGAACAGGCCCATGAAGAGCAGCTGTTCGAGGCATGGAAGGAAATCGAAGAGGGGATCAACTTCAGTCCCCGCTATGGCGAGCTGTTCATGAAGCTGGAAGAGGCGCTGAGCAGTGCCATGCACGGGGACTGGGAAGAGCTACAGAGTAAGGATGTTCCGGTCTGGACGCCGCCGGAACATCACTGA
- a CDS encoding MFS transporter — translation MPSSDTRSFSGLLIFLGAAFAFSVVMIGTTMPTPLYPIYQETFGFSQLMITIIFAAYAFGVIAALVVTGRWSDQLGRRPMLFAGIVCSIISDLIFWQADGLAMILAGRVLSGLSAGIFTGTATVAVLELAPPHWRERATLFATAANMGGLGLGPMLAGALSQYLPSPLELTYQVHIALALLALICIWWAPETVKRPTHPKLSLQRLNVPLEVRGVFVPAALAGFAGFAVCGFFTSIAPAMMGNVLGYDNRLLVGVVAGSIFIASTLGQFLQDKLPLRLRLPIGCATLVAGVTPVALGIHSQSLTLFMVGAVIAGMGQGIAFRAGMGAINAASPPAERAAVTSTFFIIAYIAISVPVIGIGLMASLLSLKATGIIFSVFVGSMAAVALLILLWRDQ, via the coding sequence ATGCCATCATCAGACACGCGTAGCTTCTCTGGACTGCTGATTTTTCTCGGCGCTGCCTTCGCATTCAGTGTCGTGATGATCGGTACCACCATGCCGACTCCGCTCTACCCCATCTATCAGGAGACCTTCGGGTTTTCCCAGTTGATGATCACCATCATCTTTGCTGCGTACGCCTTCGGTGTCATTGCCGCACTTGTAGTCACCGGGCGCTGGTCTGATCAGTTGGGGCGCAGGCCGATGCTGTTTGCCGGCATTGTGTGTTCGATCATCAGCGACCTGATATTCTGGCAGGCCGACGGACTGGCAATGATTCTTGCGGGCCGTGTACTGTCGGGGCTCTCCGCAGGTATTTTTACCGGCACCGCGACCGTGGCCGTGCTGGAACTGGCGCCACCACACTGGCGTGAGCGGGCCACGCTTTTTGCCACCGCCGCGAATATGGGCGGGCTTGGCCTTGGCCCTATGCTTGCGGGCGCACTTTCACAATACCTGCCCTCTCCACTGGAATTGACCTATCAGGTACACATCGCGCTAGCTCTCCTGGCACTCATCTGCATTTGGTGGGCCCCGGAAACAGTAAAAAGACCGACTCACCCAAAGCTGTCACTTCAGCGCCTGAATGTGCCCCTGGAAGTACGCGGTGTGTTTGTACCCGCTGCCCTCGCGGGCTTTGCCGGCTTTGCGGTTTGTGGCTTTTTCACCTCGATTGCGCCGGCGATGATGGGCAATGTGTTGGGTTATGATAACCGTCTACTGGTCGGCGTTGTGGCGGGCAGTATCTTTATTGCCTCAACACTCGGCCAGTTCTTGCAGGATAAACTGCCACTGCGCCTGCGTTTACCAATCGGGTGCGCCACCCTTGTTGCTGGCGTGACGCCCGTAGCGCTCGGCATCCATTCTCAGTCGCTCACCCTGTTCATGGTCGGTGCGGTCATCGCTGGCATGGGCCAAGGTATCGCTTTTCGCGCCGGCATGGGCGCTATAAACGCGGCGAGTCCGCCGGCGGAACGCGCAGCAGTAACCTCCACCTTCTTTATTATCGCCTACATTGCCATCTCAGTGCCGGTGATTGGCATCGGCTTGATGGCCAGTCTGCTCAGCCTTAAGGCAACAGGTATTATCTTCTCCGTCTTCGTTGGCTCTATGGCGGCCGTGGCATTGCTGATTCTCTTATGGCGTGATCAGTGA
- a CDS encoding homocysteine S-methyltransferase family protein has protein sequence MRSVVLLDGGLGQEIYRRAPDVSSPLWSVAVMREQPGLVTAVHADFIRAGAKTLTLNTYAATPTRLSKQGLLEEMPAIHQRAFQVLEEAIEAIGTEVDIAGCLPPLTASYQGQPERSFEDLRDEYATLVRLQAAADVFLIETMTNTLEARAACSAASDLGKPYGVAFRLEADGKLKSGETLAEAVAAITPFAPTAVMLNCCDPEMMSVTMPALVDLYPCVGGYANAFKSVESMARGGSVDALEARADISPAAYLAHVQQWLVDGATVIGGCCEITPAHIKQIADVLESEFELIRFSQLGQE, from the coding sequence ATGAGATCCGTTGTGCTTCTCGATGGTGGTCTTGGCCAGGAAATTTATCGCCGCGCGCCCGATGTAAGTTCTCCGCTATGGTCCGTCGCGGTCATGCGGGAGCAGCCCGGGTTGGTCACGGCGGTGCATGCCGATTTTATTCGGGCCGGGGCAAAAACCCTGACGCTGAATACGTATGCAGCAACACCGACCCGATTGAGCAAGCAGGGACTTCTGGAGGAGATGCCTGCCATTCATCAGCGTGCATTCCAGGTATTGGAAGAGGCGATTGAGGCCATAGGCACAGAGGTGGATATTGCCGGATGTCTGCCGCCTTTAACCGCCAGTTACCAGGGCCAGCCCGAACGTTCCTTTGAAGACTTGCGGGATGAGTATGCCACGCTGGTGCGGCTGCAGGCCGCTGCCGATGTGTTCCTGATTGAAACCATGACCAATACCCTGGAGGCGCGTGCGGCGTGTTCCGCAGCCAGTGATCTGGGTAAACCCTACGGCGTGGCGTTTCGCCTGGAGGCGGACGGCAAGCTCAAGTCTGGTGAAACCCTGGCTGAGGCGGTTGCGGCCATTACCCCCTTTGCGCCCACTGCCGTGATGCTGAATTGCTGCGATCCCGAGATGATGTCAGTCACCATGCCGGCTCTGGTTGATCTGTACCCATGCGTTGGTGGGTATGCCAATGCCTTCAAGTCGGTCGAGTCGATGGCGAGGGGCGGTTCGGTGGATGCGCTGGAAGCGCGGGCGGATATTTCCCCGGCGGCCTACCTTGCACATGTGCAGCAGTGGCTGGTCGATGGCGCAACGGTTATCGGAGGCTGCTGTGAGATCACACCTGCACATATAAAACAGATTGCGGATGTGCTCGAAAGCGAGTTTGAGCTCATTCGTTTCTCTCAACTAGGCCAGGAATAG
- a CDS encoding flavin reductase family protein, which translates to MPEDIHFYEPANGHGLAHDPFNALVAPRPIGWISSKSRDGVLNLAPYSFFNAFNYHPPIVGFSSIGYKDSVRNAEETGEFCWNLVTRSLSEAMNKTCAAVGPEVDEFALSGLTPKPSRVISVPHVAESPVTFECRVTQVLQLAGANGQKVDTWMVFGEVVGVHIAQHLLKDGIYDTAAAEPVLRGGGPADYFVVNQSQKFQMHRPK; encoded by the coding sequence ATGCCGGAAGATATCCATTTTTACGAACCTGCCAATGGCCACGGGCTGGCCCATGACCCGTTCAACGCCCTGGTGGCGCCGCGCCCGATTGGGTGGATATCATCCAAAAGCCGTGACGGTGTGCTTAACCTGGCACCCTACAGCTTCTTTAATGCCTTCAACTACCACCCCCCCATCGTTGGATTCTCCAGCATCGGCTACAAGGATTCCGTCCGCAATGCCGAAGAGACCGGCGAGTTCTGCTGGAATCTGGTGACGCGTTCGCTCAGTGAGGCCATGAACAAAACCTGCGCCGCGGTAGGGCCTGAAGTTGATGAATTTGCCCTCTCTGGCCTGACGCCAAAACCCTCCCGGGTTATCTCGGTGCCTCACGTAGCGGAAAGCCCGGTAACCTTCGAATGCCGGGTTACCCAGGTGCTCCAGCTTGCGGGCGCCAATGGGCAGAAAGTGGACACCTGGATGGTGTTTGGTGAGGTGGTCGGTGTGCATATCGCGCAACACCTGCTTAAAGATGGGATTTACGATACTGCTGCGGCTGAACCGGTGCTTCGGGGTGGCGGTCCGGCGGACTACTTCGTGGTGAATCAGTCACAGAAGTTTCAGATGCACCGGCCTAAATAG